The Halanaerobiales bacterium genome includes the window TCCAGAACCTGTTATAATGACAAAAAATGCAGTTAGTGATCTTAAAAAAGGGGATAGTATTAAAGTCTTAATTGGTGAGGAAGTAGCTAAAGAAAATGTTGGAAGATTTGCAAGGAATTCTGGCTGTAATGTAGAAGTAAATAATAAAGGTAATGAGGAATATGAATTGTTGATTACTAAAAAATAATTTTAAGTAAAGGAGAATTCTTGTGAAAGATTATTTTGTTTTATTTACTTTTTATTCAACACATTTAGCACTAGAATTTGAGAAAACTTTAAAATCTGAAAATCTTTTTGTTAAGTTAATTCCTGTACCCAGAAAAATAAGTTCATCCTGTGGATTAGCAGGAAAAATTGATGAAGAAGAAATTTCTCAAGTTAAAAATATTTGTGATAAAAATAAAATTGAATATGAAGATATATATAAAGTTTTTGAAGATAAAAGTAAAGATCCGGAAGTTATTTATAACAATTCATAAAATATTCATATTTTTATAGTAAAATAAAATAGAGAAGTTGTGGAGGTGTTTTTTTGGAAAATAAAAAAATCTTAGTTGTTGATGATGAAGAAAAAATAAGAAAAGTTGTTTCTGCTTATTTAAAAAAAGATGATTATGAAGTTAAAGAAGCAAAAGATGGTGAAAAAGCATTAGAATTAGTGGAAAGTTTTCAGCCAGATCTTATGGTTTTAGATCTAATGTTACCTAAACTTAGTGGAGAAGAAGTTTGTCAGCAGGTGAGACAAAAATCAGAACTTCCAATACTTATGTTAACAGCTAAAAATACTGAAGATGCTAAAGTAAATGGATTTAATTATGGAGCTGATGACTATTTAGTTAAACCATTTAGTAATAAAGAACTTATTGCTCGTATCAAAGCTATTTTACGAAGAAGTGATTATAAAGCTGAAAAAGCTGATATAATAATTTATGATGATGGTCGATTGAAATTTTATCCAGATAAAATGAAAGTAATTTATCAAAAAAAAGAAATTGATCTTACAAATACAGAGTTTAAACTTTTTTATAATTTAGCTCGAAACCCAGAACAGGTTTTATCAAGAGAACAACTTGCAGAAAAAGTAATGGGACTTGAATTTAAAGGATT containing:
- a CDS encoding sulfurtransferase TusA family protein — translated: MLKVDTRGRSCPEPVIMTKNAVSDLKKGDSIKVLIGEEVAKENVGRFARNSGCNVEVNNKGNEEYELLITKK
- a CDS encoding DUF3343 domain-containing protein codes for the protein MKDYFVLFTFYSTHLALEFEKTLKSENLFVKLIPVPRKISSSCGLAGKIDEEEISQVKNICDKNKIEYEDIYKVFEDKSKDPEVIYNNS
- a CDS encoding response regulator transcription factor; its protein translation is MENKKILVVDDEEKIRKVVSAYLKKDDYEVKEAKDGEKALELVESFQPDLMVLDLMLPKLSGEEVCQQVRQKSELPILMLTAKNTEDAKVNGFNYGADDYLVKPFSNKELIARIKAILRRSDYKAEKADIIIYDDGRLKFYPDKMKVIYQKKEIDLTNTEFKLFYNLARNPEQVLSREQLAEKVMGLEFKGFDRTIDAHIKNIRKKMGLAKNEYIKTVYGAGYRFNVNKEGD